Genomic segment of bacterium:
GAAGGATAATACAACCCCCCCCTCTAATAACCCAATCCTTAATCTTTTCTCCAAACCCTCTGCCTCTGCCAAAATGGGCAAAAGCATCATTCCCAATCCCACAATTAACACCCTCATCTGTTGAATAGACATCTTTTTACCTCCTATTTTTAAAATTTTTTTAAAAAATAATCTTTTTTTCTCTCTACATCACCCCCTTAAAACAAAAAAGCAGGCTTCTTTTTATTAAACCTGCTTCTTGAAATTTTATATATAAACCCTCATTAATAAAAAAATTTGCAAGAAAAATTTTTAAGCCTCAATCTTCTCAATAAAGTCTTTTGTTGCCTTCAAGGCATCCTTGACCATATCAACATTATAAAGAAGTCCTCTATAATAACCTGCTATGTGTAACTCTTTATATAAAGATTCAAAACTTTTTAATATCTTCCCATTATGAATTATCGCATGCTTTCGCAACATTTCCCGATAGCCATTTACAGATTTCGGTAATTTTTTTTCATCTATTCCTTTCTTCAATAAATATGTATCAATAGCCTTTAATACCGCAAGATAGGCAGTGCCACAAGCCTCCTGGACATACTTAACATCTGTATAATTATTATCCTCAATCGGAGCATTTCTTAATATTTCCTTTGCATTGTTCAAATACCTTACAAATACCTTAATGGCTCTTTCATTCCAAAGATTATACCCTCATCATAATACCCTTGTCAAGGAAAAAAAATTTTCTCTATATCTTTACAATTTTCCTTTAAATCTTCCATTTTAATTGCGGTAATTTTCGTGAATAACCGCATACATTTCCGGCATACGACAGATCGTCTGAATACCACATCTACACAACTTATAAACTCTTCTCCTAATCCGGCTCGTCGGTCTTCATACCAAAAATAAGCCTCTCTGAGGTCTTGTTCGGCCTCTGGTGCAATAACCAACTCAACGGCCATAATGCCTGCGAACCCTTCGTTTGACTTCTTCCCAGGAAATCCCTAAGGCTGGGTTCTTGATAAGGTTTGCTTTCCTTCGGGCCAACTCTTCCTTCTGCCATTCGTGAATTGACACTGCCTCAGGAGTAGCCGCAAGTTCATCCCAGAGATCTTCCACAAGCTGGAGTTTCTCCGCTAAAGAGAGGTCAAAGATTGAAGCAAGCGTAGTATTCATCATAACTAAAACAACCCAACCACCCTTCCATTTTCATCTATATCAACCTTTGTTCCTGCAGGGATTGAGGGAAGGCCTGGCATTGTTCGCATTGCTCCACAGAGGGGATAGAGGAATCCTGCACCGGCAGAGAGATTTACATCCCTTACAGGAAGGGTAAATCCCTTTGGTCTTCCCTTAAGATTTGGATCATGGGATAATGATAAATGGGTCTTTGCCATACAAATGGGAAGATTGGCATAGCCATTTTCGGTATAGAGCTTTATCTTTTTCTCAGCCAATGGTTCATAAGAAACCCTCTCTGCTCCATAGACCTTTGTTGCTATGGTTTCTATTTTTTCCTTGATTGATATATCAAGGGGATAGAGGAAATTAAACTTTGGTTTTTCTTGGCAGGCTAAAACCACTTTGTTTGCCAATTCAATGGCACCTTTTCCACCATCCTTAAAATTTGTGCAGGGGATGGCATCCATTGCTCCGTATTCCTTGGCAAGCCTTCTAACAAGCTCTATTTCTCTATCGGTATCGTGTTCAAATAGATTTATGGCAACAATTGCAGGAAGGCCATGTAGCCTCATATTTTCTATATGCTTTTCCAAATTGCAACAGCCCTTTTCTAGGGAATCAAGGTCTTCTGAGGTAAGCTTAGGGTCTAATGGCTTTCCTGGGATAACATTGAATCTTCCTGAGTGCATCTTTAATGCCCTGTTATATGCTGTGCCGTGCCCCTGCTCTATACCTTCTCTCTCATAATTCTACCTGCGAGAACTTTACTTTTTCATCTTTTGCATTTAATAGTAGAGAAAATCGAAGTTTACCTGGTGCCCAAAGGGCCCTTCCCATAAATGCGTTTCTAAGAGGACTTGCTTTTGTAAATGGTGAACTTTGCCAATTTAAGACAAACAATACATCAAACTCAGCACAACAAAACTTCTTATCATCTTGACTATCACACAGAGCAATTTTAACTTTATTTACATAATAATCATAATAATATTTTCCTTTCTCTAATGTATATTCAATCTCTCTTCTTAATCTCAATCCAACTGGGATTTTCAATAAGCTGTCACGGTATTTATCATTAAAGGCTAAAATATCTGGATTTCCTGTATCAAAATCAGCTATAATTAATCTATCTTGTCTGATTATATCTTTGTATTTCTCATCCTTTCTG
This window contains:
- a CDS encoding addiction module protein, whose amino-acid sequence is MNTTLASIFDLSLAEKLQLVEDLWDELAATPEAVSIHEWQKEELARRKANLIKNPALGISWEEVKRRVRRHYGR
- a CDS encoding DUF5618 family protein, whose protein sequence is MNNAKEILRNAPIEDNNYTDVKYVQEACGTAYLAVLKAIDTYLLKKGIDEKKLPKSVNGYREMLRKHAIIHNGKILKSFESLYKELHIAGYYRGLLYNVDMVKDALKATKDFIEKIEA
- a CDS encoding formate--tetrahydrofolate ligase, with product MEQGHGTAYNRALKMHSGRFNVIPGKPLDPKLTSEDLDSLEKGCCNLEKHIENMRLHGLPAIVAINLFEHDTDREIELVRRLAKEYGAMDAIPCTNFKDGGKGAIELANKVVLACQEKPKFNFLYPLDISIKEKIETIATKVYGAERVSYEPLAEKKIKLYTENGYANLPICMAKTHLSLSHDPNLKGRPKGFTLPVRDVNLSAGAGFLYPLCGAMRTMPGLPSIPAGTKVDIDENGRVVGLF